Part of the Aptenodytes patagonicus chromosome 14, bAptPat1.pri.cur, whole genome shotgun sequence genome, TAACTTCTTACAGACCTTGACACAGCAGCATACGGTGGGGGAAGTAACACAGcctgggagccctggcaaggCTGGCTTGTTCCATCGGCAGACAGAGCCTTAGTTCTCTCTAAAACAAAGTTATGGCCTGCTACaagcttcttcctcctctgcaaacccccccccccccccttctctgtCGCTTGCCCCCAACAAACACGCATGCACACAGAAACAAACACCTCTCCACAGAGAAACTCTTATCTACAGGTTTTAGAAACACGTCTCAAGAGAACAGATAAGGGAGTTGTTCATATGCCTCTCACCTGGCCGGGTTTCATGAGAGCTTCCTGAGCAACGACCGAAATTACCGACATCCAACAGAAATGCTACTTTCTCATGTTTATTCCTGTAAACTACAAACATAAGAAATGCTGAATCATAACCTAGAGAATAGAAactctgtaaaggaaaaaaaaacaaccaacttttAAGCGTCCTCccttactttttcttcctccctcccacttCAGACTTGGTGTTCCTTTGCCAAAGATTGGTCATGGTTTGGATAGCACATCTCGCTCTACACGTTCGGAACAGCAAgaagtgcaaaaaaaaccccaacacaaacaCCTCCTCCCCAAACAACACCCCAGTGGCACCTAAAGCAAGTGATGAGAGGAAATAAAATGAGGCAACAAGAACTGGCTAAagcttccagctctgctctttgcTGGGTTTCTCttggggttgttggttttttgttctgttttgttttgttttcctttctctgagtCACAGAGAAAGTCGAAAGACCAACAAAAATCCTGATCCCTGATCACAGCGGTGAGCCAGATTCAGCTAGAATTTCAACCCTGCGTTTAATCTACCTTTAAACgtgccttcaaaataaaacaagctaTTTTTTTAACCTAGTCATAAAGTTTATTAAAATTGTTCATTAATGCTTCAAATGTAGCAAGAATGCATAGATCccaaaatatacatatgtattttcttatagAAATAGATTattctttataataaaaaaaactgTAGGAACATCTTTAACAGATTACTCAATTCATGACTGACAGTTACACGAGATTGCATCATGTACACAGCATTCCCAGCCATGCTTAAAGGATTGCATCACTTTGCCCTTGCTCTCCTCTCGCTCTTTTAAATAACCCCAGCgcccagcagcctgcagagcccgcccggggccggggccggggccgggacccccggccccACCGCGCCGGCCCCACCGCGCCGGCCCCGCTGACAGCCCCCGGTGAGGtccccgcgccgcggcggggccttCCGCCAACATGTaaataaagaccaaaaaaaaaaaaaaacaaaaccaaaacaaaaccgaccaaaaaaaaaaaaaataaaaaccaaaccaaccaaccaaccaacccacccgcCCCCCGGGCTCCCCCCTCGCCCCGGCCCGAGAGGAgcgcagagcagggcagggagccggCGGCTCCGctcgccccgcggcccggccgggggtCAGCAGCGAGGCGAGGAGGCGAGCAGGGGCTCGGGCAGCTGTTTGAACAAGTTCCTGAGGGTGCTCAGCTCCCGGGAGAGCTGCTCCACCTTCTTCTGCAGCCGCTCGTTCTCGGCCGTCAGTTCCAAGACTTTGTGCTGCGTCTCCAGGTTGCGCATTTTCGCTTTGTCGCGGCTCTTGCGCACCGCGATGTTGTTCCTCTCCCGGCGGAGCTTGTACTCGTCGCTGTGCTTGTCCACGCACTTCTTGGGCTTGTTCTTGCCCGCCGGGGGGGCGGAGTAGCCCCCGCCGCTGGCGGCGGACTTGGAGGACTCGGAGGGgttgggggtgccgggggggctggaggaggacgAGGTGGACAGGTTCCCGCTGCTGCCGCTCGGCACCGACTGGTAACCCAGGTAGGAGCGCACGGTGCTGCCGTAGGGTGAGGACATGCCCCCCGgtcccggcccggctcccccttCTTCCTTACGGGGCCCTTTGCAAGAGTCCAGGGTCTCGAAGACCGGCTCCACTTTGGTTTCCACGATCTGGGGCGGGAAgcagcccggcagcccccccgGCTTGTGGCTCTGGCTGGCGCAGGGGTGGCTGTGCCGGGCGAGGCTGATGTAGGTGTAGTCGGGCTTCTTGCTCCCGCCGCTGCCTTTATAGTCCTCGGCGAAGAGATCGGAAAGGAAATCTtggccgccgccgctgctgcagGGAGGCTCAAAGTTgccccctgctgctgctgcgggaggAGGCGGCTGCGCCGGCTGCTGGGATGCTAAGGGGTCCAGGTAGGGGCTGAAGTCGATGGCTCTCTCGTGGTCCCCTACGGTGAGCTCGGTCATGGAGCGGCCCCCGGCCGCCCGCGGGTGCAGCTTGTTGAGAGCAGCCAGACAGTCCGCCTCGTAATAGAAATTAGCCACTTCCATGGATTTAAAGGCGGGCGGCTGGATGGGGAGGCATGCTGCGTCCCAGGCCACCAGGCGTTGCATGAAAGCAAAGGGGGATGCGGGGAGGAGAAGACGACGCAGGGGGGGCCCCCCCGGCAGAGGATCAAGCTGCCGCCGTCGGGGTGGGGGGGCTCCAGACCCTGCCTCAGTCTCTGGCGCTGGGCACGGCCCCCGGCTGCGCTGCCCACCTGGGCTGGATCAGTtcctgcggcgcggcggggcttCACCGCTCCGGGTGCTGCGGCGGGAGCTGGCGCGTCTCCTCCGGACCATCTGGTTCTGGGTCCCGTGTCCTAAAGTCTCTGACTTAGGAAAGTTCCTTTCCTCAGTTATTTATAGGGGCGGTGGATCCCATAGCAACAGGCGCGTCACCGCCTGGCCGCCTGCCACGCTGCACGCTCGGTAACtgctggccccggccccggagGAGGCACCCGGGGCGGGTGTGCCGGTGCGGTGCCCCGCCGAGCCGGCCGCAATAAAAACGGGGctttgctggggagggagggagggaggggagcgggctgCAGGGCCCCGCAGGTGAGGGGAGGATCGGGGCTTGCCGTGGTGAGGTCCGGCGGGGGCGGCAGCGGGCACCGCGCAGCCCCGGAGGGGCCGCGGGGACACGCGTGTGCCGGGACGCCGCTGCTGCCTCCGTGCCAGCGTGGGCTCCGTCTTTCGCGCCTGAGAGCGGGGCTTGGTGCTCGGGGCTGACGGTGCAGGCGGGCGCAAATCCCGCCTGGGTCCCGTTTTACTCTCGGGGAAATGAAGGCAGGAGGGATTTTTTCCGAGTCCTTTTGCCGAGGCGGGGGGAAAGCTGCAAACAGAAGACGGATCCCGTTATTCTCCGTCCAGTGCTTGACTAAGTGAATCCCACTGGCAGGCAGAACTGTCCGTACGGACGTGCACCGAGCCGCTTTACAGCGGCGAGCGGAGAGCCGAGCGGAGTTGGAGCAGGGCACGGCGCTGCTCCAGGCTTCCTTCTCGCGGCTGCAGGCAGCCAGAGCCGAGCAAACCCAGAGCTCCCCTCCCCATCTCTTCATGCAGGGATGATGGCCTTAAAGTTTGTCTTGGTGTGTTTACTTTACATGATATGGTGCAACTGTCAGGGTACACAGGGGATAGGGAATCCGCGCGCTGAAACCAAAGGGGACCGTATGTAGCGCGATTCAGAAGGAAAGTGAGATACGTGCGTAGAAACATGGAATCCAAATGCTTTTAGAATCGCGGGGTAAGTTTGGGAAGGAAGACTGAATCGCGATGTCCGTTTTAATTAAAGACACCCACCTTGGGAATCAAACTTATATTTTCACTCTCTTACTCCCACATTTACCTGTCTACAAGCTGGTGATTCATCCCCAGAATAAAGgacattaatttaaaacaaaacatataaTTAAAGGAAGTAGGAGTGTCCTTCACCTCAGTAAAGAAGACCTAGCACTGCAGGGAAAATGACACTGCCTCTTAGAATAATGTGAAGCAATCCTGCGGTGTGGGAAATATTGTAACGTTAAGCCAGAGGAACAGGTATTGCATTATACGATTCAGTCAACTGTTCATAATGTTCAAACCTCAGAACTTCgaaaagaggaagaattcaaGAATCAGTCAGTGGATCATcggactttttctttcttttatttttttcgtttgctttttcttttaacaatttaaaagggttttttctttccataacaAAAGTACCCTAACAGGTTTTCAGGCTTCAAATATTTCTAGTTCCATCTTTATCTACCAAGTTAATCTTTGGTGAATGCACCAGAGATTAAATTGGAGCTGGGCCTGGCCAGAGAG contains:
- the CEBPB gene encoding CCAAT/enhancer-binding protein beta encodes the protein MQRLVAWDAACLPIQPPAFKSMEVANFYYEADCLAALNKLHPRAAGGRSMTELTVGDHERAIDFSPYLDPLASQQPAQPPPPAAAAGGNFEPPCSSGGGQDFLSDLFAEDYKGSGGSKKPDYTYISLARHSHPCASQSHKPGGLPGCFPPQIVETKVEPVFETLDSCKGPRKEEGGAGPGPGGMSSPYGSTVRSYLGYQSVPSGSSGNLSTSSSSSPPGTPNPSESSKSAASGGGYSAPPAGKNKPKKCVDKHSDEYKLRRERNNIAVRKSRDKAKMRNLETQHKVLELTAENERLQKKVEQLSRELSTLRNLFKQLPEPLLASSPRC